The stretch of DNA ATGCAGCAACATAATGGAGAATTACCAGAAGCAAATGAAGTTGCTAGCAGAGAAGCTAACCCACATGATCTTGAGCCTGTTGGAGATTTCTGAGGATGAAAAGGGGTGGATTGGTTCAAGTAACCTGTGTGAAGCGGTTCAGCTGAACTTCTACCCTTGTTGCCCTGAGCCGAACCGAGCCATGGGTCTAGCCCCTCACACAGACACTTCCCTCTTCACAATCCTCCACCAGAGCCAAACCAGTGgcctccaaatcttcaaggAGGGTGCAGGGTGGGTCTCCGTGCACCCTCACCCCAACACCCTCGTTGTTCACACCGGTGACATTCTTCACATCTTGTCCAACTCAAGGTTCCGCTGTGCACTTCACCGTGTCATGGTGAACAGTGCAAGACAAAGATACTCTGTCGCTTATTTCTATGGCCCCCCTTTGGATTATGTTCTTTCTCCATTGCTTCTTCTCACTTCCTTCCCTCGTTTTCGTTCTTTGTCTGTCAAGGACTACATTGGCCTCAAGGCCAACAACCTCGGTGAAGCATTGTCTTTGATTAGTACCATTCACAActagttaatcttcatcactttctttaacctaaaatatttactttattcTTGTTATCAACTACTTATTATAGTCAAAAGTAGTCATTAACATGGTTaaagaattcattttttaattaagggtgttgttaataattatatagatGCACTTAaacatcttaattttaattaatttcattttctttcttatgGCAACCTCGTTCAATGTCGGTAGAGAGATGGATCTTTTAAGAGTATTTcacatttcaaaaatttcttg from Vigna unguiculata cultivar IT97K-499-35 chromosome 8, ASM411807v1, whole genome shotgun sequence encodes:
- the LOC114193468 gene encoding gibberellin 3-beta-dioxygenase 1-like translates to MATTLSEAYRDHPLHLHHIIPLDFSSLRTLPETHAWPQSEDAHHHHHGVGSCIPIIDLMDPNAMELIGLACENWGAFQLKNHGIPLNVVQEVEEEAKRLFALPADRKLKALRSAAGATGYGRARISSFFPKHMWHEGFTIMGSPCDDAKKIWPNDHTRFCNIMENYQKQMKLLAEKLTHMILSLLEISEDEKGWIGSSNLCEAVQLNFYPCCPEPNRAMGLAPHTDTSLFTILHQSQTSGLQIFKEGAGWVSVHPHPNTLVVHTGDILHILSNSRFRCALHRVMVNSARQRYSVAYFYGPPLDYVLSPLLLLTSFPRFRSLSVKDYIGLKANNLGEALSLISTIHN